The following are encoded in a window of Phaseolus vulgaris cultivar G19833 chromosome 3, P. vulgaris v2.0, whole genome shotgun sequence genomic DNA:
- the LOC137807263 gene encoding uncharacterized protein isoform X1 → MPTLNLFTNVPVDTVVASDILRDATKAVAKIIGKPESYVMILLNGGVPIEFAGTEEPAAYGELISIGGLGPSVNGKLSSTIAEILQTKLYIDSSRFYIKFYDVQRSFFGFNGSTF, encoded by the exons ATGCCCACTTTGAATCTCTTCACAAATGTGCCTGTTGATACCGTCGTTGCCTCTGACATCCTCAGAGATGCCACAAAAGCTGTTGCAAAAATCATCGGAAAACCCGAATCC TATGTGATGATTTTGTTGAATGGGGGAGTGCCTATTGAATTTGCTGGAACTGAAGAGCCGGCCGCTTATGGAGAATTGATCTCAATTGGGGGCCTTGGTCCGAGTGTAAATGGAAAATTGAGTTCTACCATTGCAGAGATTCTTCAAACTAAGCTTTACATTGACAGTTCTCGATTTTATATCAAGTTTTATGATGTTCAG CGCTCATTCTTTGGGTTCAATGGCTCAACCTTTTAA
- the LOC137807263 gene encoding uncharacterized protein isoform X2, whose amino-acid sequence MPTLNLFTNVPVDTVVASDILRDATKAVAKIIGKPESYVMILLNGGVPIEFAGTEEPAAYGELISIGGLGPSVNGKLSSTIAEILQTKLYIDSSRFYIKFYDVQRSFFGFNGSTF is encoded by the exons ATGCCCACTTTGAATCTCTTCACAAATGTGCCTGTTGATACCGTCGTTGCCTCTGACATCCTCAGAGATGCCACAAAAGCTGTTGCAAAAATCATCGGAAAACCCGAATCC TATGTGATGATTTTGTTGAATGGGGGAGTGCCTATTGAATTTGCTGGAACTGAAGAGCCGGCCGCTTATGGAGAATTGATCTCAATTGGGGGCCTTGGTCCGAGTGTAAATGGAAAATTGAGTTCTACCATTGCAGAGATTCTTCAAACTAAGCTTTACATTGACAGTTCTCGATTTTATATCAAGTTTTATGATGTTCAG CGCTCATTCTTTGGATTCAATGGCTCAACCTTTTAA